From the Glycine max cultivar Williams 82 chromosome 11, Glycine_max_v4.0, whole genome shotgun sequence genome, the window acaataacaaactttgaaatgaaaaaacacttttaaatttttaatttttaataaattacacATACATATATGTCTCCTCACCCTCCTGTAAAAGCAAACTTGTTTTAGACAATACACCACAGATTCATCATCGgccaatatttttcattaaaaataatactaataatttcttATCATTATTAAGCATTTCTCAAGATAAAATCATGCTCTCGCTAATAGAAGGGTAGgtcattctaaatttctaatACATAACACCTATAGACTTATTTCATAAAATCAAAGTACACGTGTATCTGCTTATTTCATAACATCAAGTTGAAGCATTGACACTAGAGAAATGCTAGCAACATGTTTTCTAAAACACTCTTGCTAACATATTTTCAATTACAGTATAAATTGAAATTcgttgaaaattacaaaattatgttaCAAAGTGTATTACTAGCACTCTCAAAAATCTTATGACACCATCCACCTAATGCACGAGTAACTCATTCTGGAGAAGATACTAATCATCATATTCATTAGAACATTGTTCTTCTACTAGTATTGGTCCATTTTTGTACATTaaaactatacaaaattatatacGTAAGCAAGCACCAAGAAAATCAGTGCTCGAGGTATAAAAATATGCCTCCAAAACCAAAGGTTGTAAACGTGGCACAGTATCAGTTCATTTTCTATCTAATGGTATGGATTGTGGAATGCGATGGAACATAATAGAGTGAAACGAATAGATGGTTCCATCCTATAATCACCAAATTGAAGGGAAGAAAAAGGGATATTTAGTGGAATGTAATGTATATTCCTTAATGTTCCATTCCATTTCATCCTATTTTAAGCAATTCAAACAATGGAACTATGTATCATCCCCCTTTCATTTCACACTATTGTATTCCTTTCTATCAATCCATACATAGGCCTTAGAGCATTTTCACAACCCAAagcttatattttcttatatacaAATGTACAAGACAAGGTCCTATAAGGTTTGCATCAGAGAGGGACTTACAGAGCCTGACATAAGTATCTAGATTCCCATATTGCTGGATTCTTTTCCTCAAACCTTGTAATACAGCCGCCCTGTCCAAGTACTCTGGATAGAATCCCAAATCAAGCATTTTCATGATCGTCTCTGCCGCCTCGTTAAAATGGCCGCCTTTGATGTAGCCTCTTAACAACCACGACAGACTTTTCTTCTTCTGTGGGGAGCTCGCAACCTCCAACCGAGTCAGCAGCCTTGCCGTGGCATTGGACTCCTTCTGTGATGCGCAAATGGCGAGGACAATGTCATACAGATCTCCATCAGCCTCCTTACCCACAAGCTTCATCTCCCACAACTGCTTCTCGGCCTCAATTCCATGACCGGCACAAATATACATAGCAAGGAGCCTCTCGTGAATGATTCCATGAAGTGATGGGCTGCCATCTTGAATCGCCCAGTTGGACAAGCGCACTCCATCACCTAGTAGATCAGATTGATACTTCTCAGTAAGCTCAACATCTTCTAGGTCTAACTCAGCTACCAACCCAGTCCTTGCAAAGCTTTTCAACTTGCGCAGAGCTTTCGCTAATTCATTCAGCTCCTTAACCACAGCAGTCATGGCAACAAGGTAACTGTAGACCTCTGGCTTCAAACCAGATTCTGTAAAATGAATTACTAATCTAACTGCGCTTGTATAGTCACCCTCAGcctgcaaaagaaaaaaaaactgtcaCATTAACACTTGCAAAGATAGTCTTGAAATGAAACTGCAACAAGTATCCAAGAAGAGCAATAAACATTGGGAAAAAACATTTTAGTCATCTTCATATTGTTTCACAAACCAGGCTAAATAATAGAACTGATAATTAGAAAAGAAATCCCCTGAACTTTTTTGCCCCTTGGGAAAATAAACTGCTATTAAGTGCATATGGGACATCATAGGCTTAAGACACTAAAAACAAATTCAGCTACAAGTCACACGGTTCTCTTGCCACAAATATGacttagaaatttgaattttaaaaacaagGCAGTATATTTGACTGAATGAAATTGACCCAACAACCAAAAACAAGCTATTCTAGTTACCAAAAAGTCTTTTGATAATAAACTAGGAGCTCCAATTCTACATTTGAAAGGGGAATAGTAGAGAAGGGAAAGCAAGGGAAAAGTAACCGAAAattgtttggttttttttcCATCTAATTCAATTCCATTCCACTCATCACTAgatattctaaataaaaaacacaagtgGAAGCAGACACATTCCTCCTGCTTGAAAGAACAacctaattatataaatcaaacCCACCAGAAACAATGTCATCAATTGACTAAAACCAGAGCAATGTCAGACAAGACCACCAATACAAACCAAGTTATGCAAACCAGAAAAATGTAAATTCCAAGCTCCAATTAACAAAACACTTAAGGGAACCTAACTAAATGACAAAAACCCCCTACAATGCCTCATTTAACTAAGTCATCCATCAATGATTAAAAGTTTCAAACAAGAGCTAACTATCCAACCAAGTAAAAAAGCTAGACATCAAACATCAAATTGCTTGCTTACCATCATCTTCCAAGCAAGATACCCAGTTGGCCCTCCTTTATGCCCTTCTTCGTCCTCCTCAAGGTAAGGTATTCCACGCCTCAAAACCTCTTCCACAAACAAGACAGCCCCTTCCTTCTCCCCCATTTCCCAATACAAGGAAATCACCTTCTCAATCATGCTAAAACCAGGCCTCAACCCAACGCAATCCATGTCCACAAGCAAGTCAACCACATCCCCCACAACACCATGATGCTCCTGAATCAACTTCTTCACCCAACCACACATGATGGCAACCATAAGCTCCATGGTCTCCTTGTCCACCCTATTCTCCTTCCTCAGCCAATCAAACACCTCCAAAGCACACCATGAGTCCCTTCCATCCTGAGAGAAATACACCAACACAAGCTGCAGTTCCCTTGCAGACAAACGGTCATTCATCTCCTCCAGAACATCAGAGGGCTCCCTTGTCATCCTCTCAAGCTCCTCAATTGCCTCAAAGAAACCATCACTCATTTCATCCTCCTCATCATCACTTGTCACATACTGGTCCAGTTCAACCGATTTCAGAGCCCTGAAACCTCTTATTGAACCTTGTTTTACAAAGGAAGGGTTTTTGAACTTGCAGGATCTGGCAGATAACACCCCATCATAGAATTTGAGGGAATATCCACAGTGTGATGCAGGAAACACCAAAGGGTGTCTCTTTTGTGATGGTGAAacagaagaaaacacaaaacccAATTTGAAAATTGGAGCAAAACCGTGTGCATATGCcatttttcctctctctctctctctctctctagttCAAGAAATTCAATTCAGTGGTACAGATAAGTGTCCATGTACAGAAAAATAATGGGAAGAGGGAAAAGATTGA encodes:
- the LOC100804151 gene encoding pentatricopeptide repeat-containing protein At2g30100, chloroplastic → MAYAHGFAPIFKLGFVFSSVSPSQKRHPLVFPASHCGYSLKFYDGVLSARSCKFKNPSFVKQGSIRGFRALKSVELDQYVTSDDEEDEMSDGFFEAIEELERMTREPSDVLEEMNDRLSARELQLVLVYFSQDGRDSWCALEVFDWLRKENRVDKETMELMVAIMCGWVKKLIQEHHGVVGDVVDLLVDMDCVGLRPGFSMIEKVISLYWEMGEKEGAVLFVEEVLRRGIPYLEEDEEGHKGGPTGYLAWKMMAEGDYTSAVRLVIHFTESGLKPEVYSYLVAMTAVVKELNELAKALRKLKSFARTGLVAELDLEDVELTEKYQSDLLGDGVRLSNWAIQDGSPSLHGIIHERLLAMYICAGHGIEAEKQLWEMKLVGKEADGDLYDIVLAICASQKESNATARLLTRLEVASSPQKKKSLSWLLRGYIKGGHFNEAAETIMKMLDLGFYPEYLDRAAVLQGLRKRIQQYGNLDTYVRLCKSLSDANLIGPCLVHLYIRKYKLWVVKML